The Anguilla rostrata isolate EN2019 chromosome 1, ASM1855537v3, whole genome shotgun sequence nucleotide sequence tggtccgccttttgctgctataacaagtATCCATGAGGGAGAATTGCAGTCCAAATCCATAGCATAACACCACCTCGCTAGTAGCTTTCAATGGAAACTCCATCCTCACAAGTGGTTGCCTGGTTTTTGTTAATTAGCAATTAGCCCAAGAGAAGTTACCAATAGAAGGCATGGTATGCAGGATTTCTTAGCCTGTGTTTTAAATCAAAGAAGCTCTGCCTCTGTCTTCAAtcccacccactcacaccgaGCGACAAATGACCTTTACTACCTAATTTCCTTGTGTTGCTGACCACTTTTTCTGCACTTCTTATGAAATGTGCTGAatgaatacatgttttttttttaagttttttttttgaaaggcaaACAattatcaaatacattttaagcctTGGCTAATAAAATGGGCAATGCTCGCACACAAAATTGATTATGATTGCTTTTTAATGGAAATTCCttaatgcaaattcaaatgtaaattaaattcaaagaaAAGCACAGGTTTAGAACTGGATGCAGTCttacaaatgtttattgatAAGTATTGAGAAACAAATCGTGAAAGTAACACCATATGTCTTTGTGGTTGCTTTGCAGATGCATAGGAAGAATGCCAGTTACTTGAAGTGAGCTATGTGAGATTGTCTTCCTGTGCAAGTGGTGGGAAGACATGAGGGCAGTCCTTCCCTGGGTCCTCTTTGAGGCATACTGCCTAATCACAGGCATCTTTGGCAATCCCATGGCCCATTTGTCCATGAGCCGCAAACAGTTGGAGCGAACTGTGGTACAGAACCTGAAACCCCAGCCAGCTTCTAAGGGGGGGCTGAGCCATTCCCCCCAGCGGGGCCTCAAGGAGACAAGcctggaggagaagagagagataaactCCACTTCATTTCACTCTGGGATCAGGCAAGAGCCCTCGGCACTGGTCTCTCTGGAGCAGAGGGATGAAGGCCCCACGAGTGACTCTACAATCTCCCAGGATTTTCTGGAGGAGTATGCATACCCAGACTACCGTGGGAAGGGATGTGTGGATGAAAGTGGCTTCGTGTTTGGTGTTGGTGAGAAGTTCACCCCTGGGCCTTCCACATGCCCCTGTCTCTGCACTGAGGAGGGTCCTCTCTGCGCAAAGCCAGACTGTCCTAAAGTTCACCCACGCTGTATCCGTGTGGACAACAGCCAGTGCTGCCCTCAGTGCAAGGAGATGAAAAACTACTGTGAATTCCGGGGCAAGGTCTACAGATCGCTGCAAGAGTTCAAGGTTAGAGCTGAAATTTGGTCACACCTTCATTCACTAAATGTAGAGATAGTTAAGCTTCTCTGATTCTGTCTGCACCAGAGCATCAGAATTATTTCAGAAGTTGGAGgtccaaaaacagaaaaaaagtttcatatactgtaatgtaaagCCACAATGCTGTAAAATATACTGAAGATATCAAGGGGAGAGAAATTGAGGGGAAGACATACTGAAGAAATAGGTGTAGTGCAAAAATGTCTGCTCCATTGTAGCTCCATTGTAGCTTTCTTGCAGTCACACATACCAACGTATTAACAACTAATTTACTAAGACTGGTCCTAATTAAGCAATCA carries:
- the vwc2 gene encoding brorin isoform X1; its protein translation is MRAVLPWVLFEAYCLITGIFGNPMAHLSMSRKQLERTVVQNLKPQPASKGGLSHSPQRGLKETSLEEKREINSTSFHSGIRQEPSALVSLEQRDEGPTSDSTISQDFLEEYAYPDYRGKGCVDESGFVFGVGEKFTPGPSTCPCLCTEEGPLCAKPDCPKVHPRCIRVDNSQCCPQCKEMKNYCEFRGKVYRSLQEFKVSACERCRCEPNGEVLCTVAACAQTECVDPEYEPEQCCPICKSGPNCFADNSVIPAGREVKIDECTICYCTYEEGTWRIERQATCSKNECQHS
- the vwc2 gene encoding brorin isoform X2; translation: MRAVLPWVLFEAYCLITGIFGNPMAHLSMSRKQLERTVVQNLKPQPASKGGLSHSPQRGLKETSLEEKREINSTSFHSGIRQEPSALVSLEQRDEGPTSDSTISQDFLEEYAYPDYRGKGCVDESGFVFGVGEKFTPGPSTCPCLCTEEGPLCAKPDCPKVHPRCIRVDNSQCCPQCKEMKNYCEFRGKVYRSLQEFKVSACERCRCEPNGEVLCTVAACAQTECVDPEYEPEQCCPICKSEWRIRIEGPHAAFWDRETLGEMK
- the vwc2 gene encoding brorin isoform X3, coding for MRAVLPWVLFEAYCLITGIFGNPMAHLSMSRKQLERTVVQNLKPQPASKGGLSHSPQRGLKETSLEEKREINSTSFHSGIRQEPSALVSLEQRDEGPTSDSTISQDFLEEYAYPDYRGKGCVDESGFVFGVGEKFTPGPSTCPCLCTEEGPLCAKPDCPKVHPRCIRVDNSQCCPQCKEMKNYCEFRGKVYRSLQEFKVSACERCRCEPNGEVLCTVAACAQTECVDPEYEPEQCCPICKSDYSLWYSQVYIRNLHGLPRFV